A portion of the Hoylesella buccalis ATCC 35310 genome contains these proteins:
- a CDS encoding AAA family ATPase: MESIEIKGYKSIRDLKLKLSPVNILIGANGSGKSNLLSFFELLKNMYLQRLKEYVALHGGMDKFLFEGSKITDTIYSHLDFGKNGYSFELKAGTEGFVFTKEGLWYANNPHKDNPMDISSFQTESKLNDSSAPRANFIKNYLAGLEKYHFHDTSEHSPFTQWSNIHNDIYRLYDKGQNLAAFLYHIKNDNLQKYNFIVKTVQSIAPYFRDFSFHPNAKGDLRLQWEDRYSSMVYGVNDLSDGTMRFIALSTLFLQPTLPQVIIIDEPELGLHPAAISKLAGLIKSAAAKGCQVIIATQSTELLSNFEPQDVVTVDQINGESHFERLDADQLSQWVDEYTLDELWKLSIISKAQPNT, from the coding sequence ATGGAATCTATCGAAATTAAAGGCTATAAATCAATTAGAGATTTGAAGCTGAAATTGTCACCCGTTAATATATTAATAGGTGCAAATGGCAGTGGAAAGTCTAATTTGTTGTCTTTTTTTGAACTGTTGAAAAATATGTATCTTCAACGGTTGAAAGAATATGTGGCTTTGCATGGAGGAATGGATAAATTCTTGTTTGAGGGAAGCAAGATAACAGATACGATTTATTCTCATCTTGATTTTGGTAAAAATGGTTATTCCTTTGAGTTGAAAGCTGGTACAGAGGGGTTTGTATTTACCAAGGAGGGACTATGGTATGCTAACAATCCGCATAAGGATAATCCCATGGATATATCTTCTTTTCAGACCGAATCAAAGCTTAATGATTCATCCGCTCCGCGAGCAAATTTCATCAAGAATTACTTGGCTGGTTTAGAGAAGTACCATTTCCACGATACCAGCGAGCATTCGCCATTTACACAGTGGTCAAATATACATAATGATATTTACCGCTTATATGATAAAGGTCAAAATTTAGCAGCTTTCTTGTATCATATTAAAAATGATAATCTGCAAAAGTATAATTTTATCGTTAAAACGGTACAGAGCATAGCGCCATACTTTCGTGATTTCTCTTTTCATCCTAATGCGAAAGGGGATTTGAGATTGCAATGGGAAGATCGGTATAGTTCTATGGTGTATGGTGTTAATGATTTGTCAGATGGTACGATGCGTTTTATCGCTCTTTCTACTTTATTCCTTCAGCCAACCTTACCTCAAGTAATCATCATTGACGAGCCTGAGTTAGGATTGCATCCTGCCGCCATTAGTAAGTTGGCAGGGCTTATTAAGTCGGCAGCCGCAAAAGGATGTCAGGTGATAATAGCCACACAATCGACAGAATTGCTTTCCAATTTTGAACCACAAGATGTAGTTACCGTAGACCAGATAAATGGTGAGAGTCATTTTGAGCGATTGGATGCAGACCAACTTTCTCAATGGGTTGATGAATATACACTGGACGAATTGTGGAAGCTTAGCATTATCAGCAAAGCCCAACCAAACACCTGA
- a CDS encoding GDP-L-fucose synthase family protein, producing the protein MALSKTSKIYIAGHHGLVGSAIWKNLEARGYSQLIGRSHSELDLTNQQAVDDFFKTERPDAVVLAAAFVGGIMANSLYRADFIMQNMMMQCNVISSAYKYGVKKLLFLGSTCIYPKNAPQPMKEDVLLTSPLEYTNEEYAIAKIAGLKMCESYNLQYGTNYIAVMPTNLYGPNDNFHLENSHVMPAMMRKIYLAKLIHEDNWEAIRVDMNKRPINPVQTLAEQIGKDNVDGGCSQERILQALKFYGIEDNKVTLWGTGSPLREFLWSEDMADASVHILLNVDFKDIIGIEKYSSVFYGTATNGEVNRNNSEGRGGAIPSLGEIRNCHINIGTGKELTIKQLSELIVRTIDFTGTVAWDESKPDGTPRKLIDVSKLHSLGWTHKVEIEQGVQKLYDWYKQSLQG; encoded by the coding sequence ATGGCATTATCAAAAACATCTAAAATATACATCGCTGGGCACCATGGCTTAGTGGGTTCTGCCATCTGGAAGAATCTTGAAGCAAGAGGGTACAGCCAACTGATAGGGCGCAGCCATAGCGAATTAGATTTAACCAATCAGCAGGCCGTTGACGACTTTTTCAAGACAGAACGTCCTGATGCGGTAGTGTTAGCCGCTGCCTTTGTGGGAGGTATCATGGCGAATAGTCTGTACAGAGCCGACTTCATCATGCAAAACATGATGATGCAATGCAACGTGATTTCATCGGCTTATAAATATGGTGTGAAAAAACTACTCTTCTTGGGGTCTACCTGCATCTATCCAAAGAATGCACCACAGCCCATGAAAGAGGATGTGTTGTTGACCTCGCCGTTAGAGTACACCAACGAAGAATATGCCATTGCCAAGATTGCTGGACTGAAGATGTGCGAGAGCTATAACCTGCAATATGGGACGAACTATATTGCGGTGATGCCCACCAATCTATATGGGCCCAATGACAACTTCCACCTGGAGAACAGTCATGTGATGCCTGCCATGATGCGTAAGATATATTTGGCTAAACTGATTCATGAGGATAACTGGGAAGCCATTAGGGTAGATATGAACAAACGACCCATCAATCCTGTACAAACTTTGGCAGAGCAGATAGGAAAAGACAATGTTGACGGTGGGTGTAGTCAAGAACGTATCTTGCAGGCGTTGAAGTTTTATGGCATAGAAGACAACAAGGTAACACTTTGGGGAACAGGCTCGCCATTGCGCGAGTTCCTTTGGAGTGAGGATATGGCAGATGCTTCGGTACACATCCTACTCAATGTAGACTTTAAGGATATCATCGGCATTGAGAAATATTCGAGCGTGTTTTACGGCACTGCTACCAACGGTGAGGTAAATCGCAACAATAGCGAGGGGCGTGGCGGTGCTATCCCCTCTCTTGGCGAGATACGCAACTGTCATATTAATATAGGTACGGGAAAGGAACTGACCATCAAGCAACTTTCCGAACTCATTGTACGAACCATTGACTTTACAGGAACCGTTGCATGGGACGAAAGCAAACCCGACGGAACTCCACGCAAGCTCATCGATGTGTCGAAGCTGCACTCTTTAGGTTGGACGCACAAAGTGGAAATAGAACAGGGCGTGCAGAAGTTATACGATTGGTATAAGCAGTCGCTGCAAGGATAG